One Camelina sativa cultivar DH55 chromosome 3, Cs, whole genome shotgun sequence genomic window carries:
- the LOC104777987 gene encoding scarecrow-like protein 5, with translation MEATQKHMIQDGSSMFYHPPSSVKQMDLSVQTFDSYCTLESSSGTKSHPCLNMNNNNNNSSSTTSFSSNESPISQANNNNNNNNNNNNNNSSRFTHSPEDNNNSPLSGSSATNNNETELSLMLKDLETAMMEPDLDNSFNHQGGFGQQHRAVSSAMYRSMEMISRGDLKGVLYECAMAVESYDLELTDWLISQLQQMVSVSGEPVQRLGAYMLEGLVARLASSGSSIYKALRCKDPTGPELLTYMHILYEACPYFKFGYESANGAIAEAVKNESFVHIIDFQISQGGQWVSLIRALGARPGGPPKVRITGIDDPRSSFARQGGLELVGQRLGKLAEMCGVPFEFHGAALCCTEVEIEKLGVRNGEALAVNFPLVLHHMPDESVTVENHRDRLLRLVKRLSPNVVTLVEQEANTNTSPFLPRFVETMNHYLAVFESIDVKLARDHKERINVEQHCLAREVVNLIACEGVEREERHEPLGKWRSRFHMAGFKPYPLSSYVNATIKGLLESYSEKYTLEERDGALYLGWKNQPLITSCAWR, from the coding sequence ATGGAAGCTACACAGAAACATATGATTCAAGATGGATCTTCAATGTTTTACCATCCGCCATCTTCGGTTAAGCAAATGGATCTTTCTGTTCAGACATTTGATTCTTACTGCACACTTGAATCCTCTTCTGGCACCAAGTCTCATCCTTGTCTTaacatgaacaacaacaacaacaattcttCTTCAACCACAAGCTTTTCTTCTAATGAAAGTCCCATTTCACaagctaacaacaacaacaacaacaataacaacaacaacaacaacaactcatcCCGGTTTACTCATTCCCCTGAAGACAACAATAACTCTCCTTTAAGCGGATCTtctgccacaaacaacaacgaGACAGAGCTTAGTCTCATGCTTAAAGATTTGGAAACTGCAATGATGGAGCCTGATTTAGACAACAGCTTTAACCATCAAGGTGGGTTTGGACAGCAACACAGAGCTGTTTCTTCTGCTATGTATAGATCTATGGAAATGATCTCTAGGGGAGATTTAAAAGGAGTGCTCTATGAATGCGCTATGGCCGTTGAAAGCTATGATTTGGAACTGACTGATTGGTTGATTTCTCAGTTACAGCAAATGGTTTCGGTTTCTGGTGAGCCTGTTCAGCGTTTAGGAGCTTATATGCTTGAAGGGCTAGTTGCTCGGTTAGCTTCTTCTGGTAGCTCCATCTATAAAGCTTTGAGATGCAAAGATCCCACAGGTCCTGAGCTTCTTACTTATATGCATATCTTGTATGAAGCCTGCCCGTATTTCAAATTCGGATACGAATCTGCCAATGGAGCTATAGCTGAAGCTGTGAAGAACGAGAGTTTTGTGCACATTATCGATTTCCAGATTTCTCAGGGAGGTCAGTGGGTGAGTTTGATCCGTGCTCTCGGTGCTCGACCTGGTGGACCTCCTAAAGTTAGGATCACGGGTATTGATGATCCAAGATCATCGTTTGCTCGACAAGGAGGTCTTGAATTAGTAGGACAGAGACTCGGGAAGCTAGCTGAAATGTGTGGTGTGCCGTTTGAGTTTCATGGAGCTGCATTGTGTTGCACGGAAGTCGAAATAGAGAAGCTAGGAGTTAGAAATGGAGAAGCGCTTGCGGTTAACTTCCCGCTCGTTCTTCACCACATGCCTGATGAGAGTGTAACGGTGGAGAATCACAGAGATAGACTGTTGAGACTGGTCAAACGTTTGTCACCGAACGTTGTGACTTTGGTCGAACAAGAAGCGAATACAAACACTTCCCCATTTCTTCCACGGTTTGTCGAGACAATGAACCATTACTTGGCGGTTTTCGAATCCATCGATGTGAAACTCGCTAGAGATCACAAGGAAAGGATCAATGTTGAGCAGCATTGTTTGGCTAGAGAGGTTGTGAATCTTATAGCATGTGAAGGTGTCGAAAGAGAAGAGAGGCACGAGCCACTAGGGAAATGGAGGTCTAGGTTTCACATGGCGGGTTTTAAACCGTATCCGTTGAGCTCGTATGTGAACGCAACGATCAAAGGATTGCTTGAGAGTTATTCAGAGAAGTACACTCTTGAAGAAAGAGATGGAGCATTGTATTTAGGATGGAAGAATCAGCCTCTGATCACTTCTTGTGCTTGGaggtaa
- the LOC104777988 gene encoding pollen receptor-like kinase 5 → MRNWENLVMLACNTASKKNLPSCIFLIIFTTVLCPVAMSQVVVPGSDADCLLRFKDTLANGSEFSSWDPLTSPCQGNTANWFGVLCSNYVWGLQLEGMGLTGKLNLDPLVPMKNLRTISFMNNNFNGPMPHVKRFSSLKSLYLSNNRFSGEIPADAFQGMPHLKKILLANNAFRGTIPSSLATLPMLLELRLNGNQFQGQIPYFQQRDLKLASFENNDLDGPIPESLRNMDPGSFAGNKDLCDAPISPCSLSSPKIPDVPVSPSDPKSLTPPPMGQKTGSFYTLAIILIVIGIILVIIALVFCFIQTRRRKFLSGYPSAGKERIESYNYHQSAKKTNKPAESVVNRTRRGSMPEAGGRLLFVREDIQRFGLQDLLRASAEVLGSGTFGASYKAAISSGQTLVVKRYKHMNNVGRDEFHEHMRRLGRLNHPNLLPLIAYYYRREEKLLVTQFMPNSSLAIHLHANDSTGLDWITRLKIIKGVAKGLSYLFEELPTLTIPHGHIKSSNIVLDDSFEPLLTDYALRPVMSSEHAHNFMTAYKSPEYRPAKGQIITKKTDVWWFGVLILELLTGRFPENYLTQGYDPNMSLVTWVNDMVKEKKTGDVFDKGMKGMKNCKAEMINMLKIGLRCCEEEEERRMEMREAVEMIEMLGEGESDDDFGSVDHHRGTHNNNNLYSSMLLDDDDFGFSMNR, encoded by the exons ATGCGAAATTGGGAGAACCTGGTTATGCTTGCGTGTAACACGGCGTCGAAGAAAAATCTACCTTCTTGCatttttctcatcatctttaCCACCGTGTTATGTCCGGTGGCAATGTCACAGGTGGTTGTGCCAGGTTCAGATGCAGATTGTCTCTTGAGATTCAAAGATACATTAGCAAATGGTTCAGAATTTAGTAGTTGGGATCCATTAACATCACCATGTCAAGGAAACACAGCGAATTGGTTTGGTGTTCTTTGTAGCAATTACGTTTGGGGGTTACAACTCGAGGGAATGGGCTTGACTGGGAAACTAAACCTCGACCCGTTGGTTCCTATGAAGAATCTACGTACCATAAGCTTCATGAACAATAATTTCAATGGACCAATGCCTCATGTTAAGAGGTTTAGTTCTTTGAAGTCTTTGTATTTGTCTAATAACCGATTCTCGGGGGAGATACCAGCGGATGCATTTCAAGGTATGCCGCatttgaagaaaatattgttgGCAAATAACGCATTCCGAGGAACAATTCCTTCTTCTCTAGCCACTTTGCCGATGCTTTTAGAGTTGAGGCTAAATGGTAACCAATTTCAAGGGCAAATACCATATTTTCAACAGAGGGATCTTAAGTTAGCTAGCTTTGAAAATAATGACCTTGATGGACCGATACCCGAAAGCCTTCGAAACATGGATCCAGGCTCTTTTGCAG GTAACAAAGATTTGTGTGATGCTCCCATAAGTCCATGTTCCCTTTCTTCTCCGAAAATTCCTGATGTTCCAGTATCTCCTAGTGATCCAAAATCTCTCACTCCTCCACCCATGGGGCAAAAGACCGGATCCTTTTACACTTTAGCAATCATTTTGATTGTTATTGGCATAATACTAGTGATCATCGCGcttgtgttctgtttcattcAAACAAGAAGACGGAAGTTCTTGTCAGGTTATCCTTCTGCGGGAAAGGAAAGAATAGAGAGCTACAATTACCATCAATCCGCAAAAAAGACCAATAAACCCGCGGAATCCGTTGTGAATCGCACAAGGAGAGGATCGATGCCTGAAGCAGGAGGCAGGCTTCTATTTGTGAGGGAAGACATTCAAAGATTTGGTCTTCAAGATCTTCTCAGAGCTTCAGCTGAAGTTCTTGGTAGTGGAACGTTTGGTGCTTCATACAAGGCAGCGATATCTAGTGGACAAACCTTGGTCGTAAAGAGGTATAAACATATGAACAATGTTGGACGAGACGAGTTTCATGAGCATATGAGACGTTTAGGGAGATTAAACCATCCGAACCTATTGCCTCTCATCGCTTATTATTACcgtagagaagagaagcttctaGTCACTCAGTTTATGCCTAATAGTAGCTTGGCAATCCATCTTCATG CAAATGATTCCACGGGATTGGATTGGATAACGCGTCTAAAGATCATAAAAGGAGTAGCAAAGGGTTTGTCTTACTTGTTCGAGGAGTTACCTACACTAACAATCCCTCACGGTCACATAAAGTCATCGAACATTGTTTTAGACGATTCATTCGAGCCATTGTTAACAGATTACGCTCTAAGACCGGTGATGAGCTCAGAGCACGCACATAACTTCATGACAGCATACAAATCGCCAGAGTATAGACCCGCGAAAGGACAAATCATAACGAAGAAGACAGATGTTTGGTGGTTTGGTGTGTTGATTTTGGAGCTTTTGACAGGGAGATTCCCTGAGAATTACTTAACGCAAGGTTATGATCCGAACATGAGTCTTGTGACTTGGGTGAACGATATggttaaagagaagaaaacaggTGACGTGTTCGACAAGGGAATGAAAGGGATGAAGAACTGTAAAGCGGAAATGATTAATATGTTGAAGATAGGGTTGAGATgttgcgaagaagaagaagagaggagaatgGAGATGAGAGAAGCTGTGGAGATGATTGAGATGTTGGGAGAAggagaatctgatgatgattttgGTTCTGTGGATCATCATCGAGGGactcataataataataatttatattcttCAATGTTGTTAGACGATGATGACTTTGGTTTCTCGATGAATCGATGA